In one Streptomyces sp. T12 genomic region, the following are encoded:
- a CDS encoding SpoIIE family protein phosphatase produces MNFTRWSARLPGTQRRAAARTEPAAAVTQDRRGESPGAVPAARAEHLTDEATPIPAVDELPVREVLDRVPALVALVHGSDHRLAYVNDAYVSAFGLRPPGEPAREALPELAELGLLPLLDQVLRSGKPRTLKSRKAPDGRSYTFTCTPVTEGDGGVLVFATDVTDHAEAAERLRASERRQRETAVTLQRSLLPQELEEPDDLRVAATYHPGGTEAAVGGDWYDVITLGGGRTALVIGDVMGRGVRAAAVMGQLRTAVRAYARLDLPPHEVLQLLDGLAAEIDANQIATCVYAVHDPNEGRLVYASAGHLPILVRDESGAVQRADEPTGPPLGTGGWMHASGSIALGPGSTAVLYTDGLVERRDEDLDEGIASLERALAGATGTPQVICDRLVRTAGVTADHDDDVAVLVLQHPARTGPDSDLFRNAALELLGGIEAAPRARAFASGVLTSWRFPTELHDLGVLAASELVANSLQHGTPPMRLRLRRTDRRLIIEVTDGDDHLPRRRRAEPGDESGRGIAIVATVASAWGSRRTPGGGKAVWCEFALPKHPTEAPRA; encoded by the coding sequence GTGAACTTCACGCGCTGGAGCGCCCGGCTCCCCGGAACGCAGCGCCGCGCCGCAGCGCGGACCGAACCCGCGGCGGCGGTCACCCAGGACCGCCGGGGAGAGAGCCCGGGCGCCGTCCCCGCGGCCCGCGCCGAACACCTCACCGACGAGGCCACGCCGATCCCCGCCGTGGACGAACTGCCGGTCCGTGAGGTCCTGGACCGCGTCCCGGCCCTGGTCGCCCTGGTCCACGGCTCCGACCACCGCCTGGCCTACGTCAACGACGCCTACGTGAGTGCCTTCGGCCTGCGCCCCCCGGGCGAACCGGCCCGCGAGGCCCTCCCCGAGCTGGCCGAACTGGGCCTGCTCCCCCTCCTCGACCAGGTCCTGCGCAGCGGCAAGCCCCGCACCCTCAAGTCCCGCAAGGCCCCCGACGGCCGCTCCTACACCTTCACCTGCACCCCCGTGACGGAGGGCGACGGCGGCGTCCTCGTCTTCGCCACGGACGTCACCGACCACGCGGAAGCCGCCGAACGCCTGCGCGCCAGCGAACGCCGCCAACGCGAAACGGCCGTCACCCTCCAACGCTCCCTCCTCCCCCAGGAGCTCGAAGAGCCGGACGACCTGCGCGTCGCCGCCACCTACCACCCGGGCGGCACGGAGGCCGCGGTCGGCGGCGACTGGTACGACGTGATCACCCTCGGCGGCGGCCGCACGGCCCTGGTGATCGGCGACGTCATGGGCAGAGGAGTACGAGCAGCAGCGGTAATGGGCCAGCTCCGTACGGCAGTGAGGGCATACGCCCGCCTGGACCTCCCCCCGCACGAGGTCCTGCAGTTGCTCGACGGCCTGGCCGCGGAGATCGACGCCAACCAGATCGCCACCTGCGTCTACGCCGTCCACGACCCGAACGAGGGCCGCCTGGTGTACGCCTCCGCCGGGCACCTCCCGATCCTGGTCCGCGACGAGAGCGGCGCGGTCCAACGCGCCGATGAACCGACCGGCCCACCCCTCGGCACGGGCGGCTGGATGCACGCCTCCGGCTCGATCGCCCTGGGCCCCGGCTCCACAGCGGTCCTCTACACCGACGGCCTGGTGGAACGCAGGGACGAGGACTTGGACGAGGGAATCGCCTCCCTGGAGCGAGCCCTGGCCGGCGCGACCGGCACCCCCCAGGTGATCTGCGACCGCCTGGTCCGCACAGCAGGCGTGACGGCAGACCACGACGACGACGTAGCAGTCCTGGTCCTCCAGCACCCGGCGCGCACGGGCCCCGACAGCGACCTCTTCCGCAACGCGGCCCTGGAACTCCTCGGCGGCATCGAAGCGGCGCCCCGCGCGCGTGCCTTCGCCTCCGGCGTCCTCACGAGCTGGCGCTTCCCCACCGAGCTCCACGACCTGGGCGTCCTGGCGGCCAGCGAACTCGTCGCCAACTCCCTCCAACACGGCACCCCACCCATGCGCCTACGCCTGCGCCGCACCGACCGCCGCCTGATCATCGAGGTCACCGACGGCGACGACCACCTCCCCCGCCGCCGCCGCGCCGAACCGGGCGACGAATCAGGCAGAGGCATCGCCATCGTCGCCACCGTCGCCTCCGCCTGGGGCTCACGGAGAACCCCGGGAGGCGGAAAGGCAGTGTGGTGCGAGTTCGCCCTCCCAAAGCACCCCACCGAAGCCCCAAGAGCCTGA
- a CDS encoding NAD(P)/FAD-dependent oxidoreductase yields MVKERARILVVGGGYVGMYTALRLQQRLKQELGRGEAEITVVTPDPYMTYQPFLPEAAAGSISPRHVVVPLRRVLPQCRIIIGEATAIDHAGRTATLSTLASEEEGTGSEQLSYDELVLAPGSISRTLPIPGLADHGIGFKTVEEAIGLRNHVIEQMDIASSTRDPAIRDAALTFVFVGGGYAGVEALGELEDMARYATRYYHNVRPEDMKWILVEASDRILPEVGEDMGRYTVTELRRRNIDVRLHTRLESCVDRVAVLSDGARFPTRTVVWTAGVKPHPILAASDLPLNERGRLKCTPELTIEGTTHAWAAGDAASVPDVAAGDPGKECAPNAQHAVRQAKVLGDNIAHALRGEPLETYAHKYAGSVASLGFHQGVAHVYGRKLKGYPAWFMHRVYHLSRVPTLNRKARVLAEWTLSGLFKREVVSLGSLEHPRAEFELAAGGNAPHSPEGDPKGSS; encoded by the coding sequence ATGGTGAAGGAACGTGCGCGCATTCTCGTTGTCGGCGGCGGCTACGTCGGGATGTACACCGCCCTGCGCCTCCAGCAGCGGCTGAAACAGGAACTGGGGCGAGGCGAGGCCGAGATCACGGTCGTCACCCCCGACCCGTACATGACGTATCAGCCTTTCCTCCCCGAAGCGGCCGCAGGCTCCATCTCCCCGCGCCACGTGGTCGTACCGCTGCGCCGCGTCCTGCCCCAGTGCCGGATCATCATCGGCGAGGCCACCGCCATCGACCACGCGGGGCGCACCGCGACCCTCTCCACCCTGGCCTCCGAGGAGGAGGGCACGGGCAGCGAACAGCTCTCCTACGACGAACTGGTCCTCGCGCCCGGCTCCATCTCGCGCACCCTGCCCATCCCCGGCCTCGCCGACCACGGCATCGGCTTCAAGACCGTCGAAGAGGCCATCGGCCTGCGCAACCACGTCATCGAGCAGATGGACATCGCCTCCTCCACCCGCGACCCCGCGATCCGCGACGCGGCCCTCACCTTCGTCTTCGTCGGCGGCGGCTACGCCGGTGTCGAGGCGCTCGGCGAGCTCGAGGACATGGCCCGCTACGCCACGCGCTACTACCACAACGTCCGGCCCGAGGACATGAAGTGGATCCTCGTCGAGGCCTCGGACCGCATCCTGCCCGAGGTCGGCGAGGACATGGGCCGCTACACCGTCACCGAACTGCGCCGCCGCAACATCGACGTACGCCTGCACACCCGGCTGGAATCCTGCGTGGACCGCGTCGCCGTCCTCAGCGACGGCGCCCGCTTCCCGACCCGTACGGTCGTCTGGACGGCCGGCGTCAAACCCCACCCGATCCTCGCCGCGAGCGACCTGCCACTCAATGAGCGCGGTCGGCTGAAGTGCACCCCCGAGCTGACCATCGAGGGCACCACGCACGCGTGGGCCGCGGGAGACGCCGCCTCCGTCCCCGACGTCGCAGCCGGCGATCCCGGCAAGGAGTGCGCCCCCAACGCCCAGCACGCCGTGCGTCAGGCGAAGGTGCTGGGCGACAACATCGCCCACGCCCTGCGCGGCGAACCCCTGGAGACGTACGCCCACAAGTACGCGGGTTCGGTCGCCTCCCTCGGCTTCCACCAAGGTGTCGCCCACGTCTACGGACGCAAGCTGAAGGGCTACCCTGCCTGGTTCATGCACCGCGTCTACCACCTCAGCAGGGTTCCGACCCTCAACCGCAAGGCCCGCGTCCTGGCCGAATGGACCCTGTCGGGACTTTTCAAGAGGGAGGTCGTCTCCCTCGGTTCGCTCGAACATCCCCGAGCGGAGTTCGAACTCGCGGCCGGTGGAAATGCTCCTCACAGCCCGGAAGGCGACCCGAAGGGGTCGTCCTGA
- a CDS encoding TetR/AcrR family transcriptional regulator codes for MHVQDSRWSSASAITSGGGAVGGTMSAAAGNGRGDSSRTTPLRVDAQRNLEHVLRAAREVFGELGYGAPMEDVARRARVGVGTVYRRFPSKDVLVRRIAEEETSRLTDQARAALGQEDEPWSALSRFLRTSVASGAGRLLPPQVLRVGVAEDGTVLEEARVPQQRTQPGTGELRLVSEQPAAMSTDVMDDAGAAALLDVVGQLVERARAAGELRADVSVSDVLLVIATAAPSLPDAAQQAAASARLLDILLEGLRSRPQA; via the coding sequence ATGCATGTTCAGGATTCTCGTTGGTCTTCCGCGTCCGCCATCACATCGGGCGGCGGAGCGGTGGGCGGCACGATGAGCGCGGCTGCGGGCAACGGACGCGGGGACAGCTCGCGTACGACGCCGCTGCGCGTGGACGCACAGCGCAATCTGGAGCACGTACTGCGTGCGGCGCGCGAGGTCTTCGGCGAGCTGGGGTACGGCGCGCCGATGGAGGACGTGGCGCGACGCGCGCGGGTCGGCGTCGGGACGGTGTACCGGCGCTTCCCGAGCAAGGACGTCCTGGTGCGCCGGATAGCCGAGGAGGAGACCTCCCGGCTGACCGACCAGGCACGTGCGGCGCTCGGTCAGGAGGACGAGCCGTGGTCGGCGCTCTCGCGCTTCCTGCGCACGTCGGTGGCCTCGGGCGCCGGGCGGCTGCTGCCGCCGCAGGTGCTGCGGGTCGGGGTCGCCGAGGACGGCACCGTGCTCGAGGAGGCCCGGGTGCCGCAGCAGCGGACGCAGCCGGGCACAGGTGAGCTGCGGCTTGTGTCCGAGCAGCCTGCGGCGATGTCGACGGACGTGATGGACGACGCCGGGGCGGCGGCACTGCTCGACGTGGTGGGCCAGCTCGTGGAGCGGGCGCGCGCGGCGGGTGAGCTGCGGGCCGACGTGTCGGTGTCGGACGTCCTGCTGGTGATCGCGACGGCGGCGCCCTCGCTGCCGGATGCGGCGCAGCAGGCGGCGGCCTCGGCGCGGTTGCTGGACATCCTGCTGGAGGGGTTGCGGTCGCGGCCTCAGGCGTGA
- a CDS encoding sigma-70 family RNA polymerase sigma factor, producing MSVDGRDESPGEGDSSTPQVPSQGGRADLPPGGMPPGGRAQGRAEGSVPAQRDRREDSTLPPPLELPPSDADLIGRMRSGDDTAYEELYRRHAGAVRRYARTCCRDAHTADDLTAEVFARMLQAVRGGSGPEHAVRAYLLTSIRRAAADWTKSARREQLVDDFAVFAAESARVSEVSDDTASFGSFGAGLDLGADVRALHEAEQSMAMQAFRSLPERWQAVLWHTEVEDESPSEVATLFGLDANGTRVLASRAREGLKQAYLQAHVSASLVGDGECARYADRLGAYARGSLRTRAERGLRKHLEECAKCRLAAGQIQEVASGIPAVVPVAVIGWFGAAGYAKAAGLIAGGAGAGAAGAAGAAAAAGGSSSGGASTGGGAAASEGVGAPLKAGIAAGVVAVGVAAAIVLALAGNDSPADKTDAKQPPVPSPIVEETPTPEPSKEEPAPKPPAPEPPAIVPAAEPKPDPTRTPSPTPTPRPRPTPSPTPTPPPTPTPTPTPTPPPPAPAVYQWSELSYNLTGDGTEPEMRLGESTWVWQRYGVSIADKRYAHGVTVHGRSSVTIDLNRECSAYDAMAGVDDTNLGLGAFSFSVYADGVRLWRSAVLKGGDAAVPVHVNLTGRETVRLVVEPHSTFDTLLLADWAESKFSCV from the coding sequence ATGAGCGTTGACGGTCGGGACGAGTCACCCGGTGAGGGTGACTCGTCGACTCCGCAGGTGCCGAGTCAAGGCGGACGGGCGGACCTGCCGCCGGGCGGCATGCCCCCGGGAGGCCGCGCTCAAGGGCGCGCGGAAGGCAGCGTCCCGGCTCAGCGCGACCGGCGCGAGGACAGCACGCTGCCGCCGCCGCTCGAGCTGCCGCCGTCGGACGCCGACCTGATCGGGCGGATGCGCTCCGGCGACGACACCGCCTACGAGGAGCTGTACCGGCGCCACGCGGGGGCGGTACGCCGGTACGCGCGCACCTGCTGCCGTGACGCCCACACCGCGGACGACCTCACGGCCGAGGTGTTCGCCCGCATGCTCCAGGCGGTACGCGGCGGCTCCGGCCCCGAGCACGCCGTACGCGCTTATCTGCTCACCTCGATCCGGCGGGCCGCCGCGGACTGGACGAAGTCGGCGCGGCGGGAGCAGCTGGTCGACGACTTCGCGGTGTTCGCCGCAGAGTCGGCGCGCGTGTCCGAGGTGTCCGACGACACCGCGTCCTTCGGTTCCTTCGGAGCGGGCCTGGACCTCGGCGCGGACGTGCGGGCGTTGCACGAGGCCGAGCAGTCCATGGCCATGCAGGCCTTCCGGTCGCTGCCGGAGCGCTGGCAGGCGGTGCTGTGGCACACCGAGGTCGAGGACGAGTCGCCGAGCGAGGTGGCCACGCTCTTCGGGCTCGACGCCAACGGCACGCGCGTGCTCGCCAGCCGCGCCCGCGAAGGGCTCAAGCAGGCCTACCTCCAGGCCCACGTCAGCGCCAGCCTCGTCGGCGACGGGGAGTGCGCCCGCTACGCGGACCGACTCGGCGCCTACGCCCGCGGCAGCCTGCGCACCCGTGCCGAACGCGGCCTGCGCAAGCACCTGGAGGAGTGCGCCAAGTGCCGGCTGGCCGCGGGCCAGATCCAGGAAGTCGCCAGCGGTATCCCCGCCGTCGTGCCGGTCGCGGTCATCGGCTGGTTCGGCGCCGCCGGGTACGCCAAGGCGGCCGGGCTCATCGCCGGCGGTGCCGGGGCAGGTGCGGCCGGTGCTGCGGGGGCGGCCGCCGCGGCGGGCGGCAGTTCGTCCGGCGGGGCGAGCACCGGGGGCGGCGCGGCCGCTTCCGAGGGGGTGGGCGCGCCACTGAAAGCCGGTATCGCGGCCGGTGTGGTCGCCGTGGGCGTCGCGGCGGCGATCGTGCTCGCGCTGGCCGGCAACGACAGTCCGGCCGACAAGACGGACGCCAAGCAACCCCCCGTCCCCTCCCCCATCGTCGAGGAGACGCCGACGCCCGAACCGTCGAAGGAGGAGCCGGCTCCAAAGCCGCCGGCACCCGAGCCGCCGGCGATCGTCCCGGCCGCGGAGCCGAAGCCCGACCCGACACGGACGCCGTCCCCCACGCCCACCCCCCGTCCGAGGCCCACGCCCTCTCCGACGCCGACTCCGCCCCCTACCCCCACCCCGACGCCCACACCCACGCCGCCTCCGCCCGCCCCGGCCGTCTACCAGTGGAGCGAGCTGTCGTACAACCTCACCGGCGACGGCACCGAGCCCGAGATGCGGCTCGGCGAGAGCACCTGGGTGTGGCAGCGGTACGGCGTGTCGATCGCGGACAAGCGGTACGCGCACGGCGTCACCGTGCACGGCCGGTCCTCCGTCACCATCGACCTCAACCGGGAGTGCTCCGCCTACGACGCGATGGCCGGCGTCGACGACACGAACCTGGGGCTCGGCGCGTTCTCCTTCTCGGTCTACGCCGACGGCGTCCGGCTGTGGCGGTCCGCAGTGCTCAAGGGCGGGGACGCGGCCGTACCGGTCCATGTGAACCTCACCGGGCGCGAGACCGTCCGGCTGGTGGTCGAGCCGCACAGCACCTTCGACACCCTGCTGCTGGCGGACTGGGCGGAGTCGAAGTTCAGCTGCGTGTAG
- a CDS encoding BTAD domain-containing putative transcriptional regulator: MQYRILGITQAEDDQGTAIPIGGPRLRALLTALALRPGRLTTPDTLIDEVWPGDGTPPQDAPAALQALIGRLRRTLGKDAITSAPGGYRLTASKDDVDLFVFERLVRQGTSALDSGDPSTAAHDLATALALWRGPALADLPDRTAAATRPEALRLEATRARIEADLRLGRAQDAVPELRELTAAHPYDEPLHALLMRALRDTGRPAHALTAYETARHALADGLGTDPGPDLRALHTELLTPAPSETEPKPQPQPEPQPQPRPEPQPQPRPEPQPQPRPEPQPQPRPEPQQQPQPKPQPHPWPQSTPPTLPTSPNPHGPQPSQAPQHPQPPERTGNLRPRLTSFVGRELELDAIRSELHRARLVTLTGPGGSGKTRLAEEAAAGLPQAWLVELAPLDRPEAVPGAVVNALGLRETVLMTNELTAPQDDPVALLIEYCAPRSRLLILDNCEHVIDAAATLAETLLTRCPGLTILATSREPLGVPGELVRPVEPLLPDQAHRLFAERAAAVRPDPGAVLRDERDQEAVAEICRRLDGLPLAIELAAARLRLLTPRQIADRLDDRFRLLTSGSRTVLPRQQTLRAVVDWSWELLDERERTVLREVSVFAGGWDLAAAEAVCTGPVADLIGALVDKSLVVATPCARDGSGGMRYRLLETIHEYAVERAAEVPELRVAAERRHRAWVRALVEQAEPLLRSAGQLPWISRLETELDNIRAALDRALTAGDEPDATSIALAMGWFWWLRNYRHEGAAWVDRTLRLGTALDAFGDDAPASFDSQAASPGPRTASPDPIDAFLATPEAETHHPLHIPRMNLRLLHLFLQSEIEPIAALLDERMRRYMTRMRDFFERGGPQSARLPGLVWPLIAFFLGSSRDVRASMDIAVANCRAYGGDWEVGVSLMFRTHMVVDSPGDLEGIDDDLAELRILSRRVGDRWMWAQVCSAAAETAMSRSRFEEAKGEYEEALRLAYEVGAYAETPFLVARLAEIAYRSGDRTAARAALDEASAAADRYGVTDSRAFVLLLRAQMALDDKETALAREMCEAARAETARGTPPPQFLVMLKAVDAMTVTAESGPERGLPLLADALHVAVENGCADVITATLADTAADLLTRLGDHPCAVRLLAASEYWRRGHPRPLPERAHAERAEAAARTALGAERFTAEHTRGTALTRDDVLRDLGEAVRDRCRPTRS, from the coding sequence GTGCAGTACAGAATCCTGGGCATCACCCAGGCAGAGGACGACCAGGGCACCGCCATACCCATCGGCGGCCCCCGCCTCCGCGCGCTGCTCACAGCCCTGGCCCTACGCCCCGGCCGCCTCACCACCCCCGACACCCTGATCGACGAGGTCTGGCCCGGCGACGGCACCCCGCCCCAGGACGCCCCCGCCGCCCTCCAGGCCCTGATCGGCCGCCTGCGCCGCACGCTCGGCAAGGACGCCATCACCTCCGCCCCCGGCGGCTACCGACTCACCGCGTCGAAAGACGACGTCGACCTCTTCGTCTTCGAACGCCTCGTACGCCAGGGCACCTCCGCCCTCGACAGCGGCGACCCCTCCACCGCCGCCCACGACCTCGCCACCGCCCTCGCCCTGTGGCGCGGCCCCGCCCTGGCCGACCTCCCCGACCGCACCGCCGCCGCGACCCGCCCGGAGGCCCTGCGCCTGGAGGCGACCCGGGCCCGCATCGAGGCGGACCTGCGACTCGGCCGCGCCCAGGACGCCGTACCGGAACTGAGGGAACTGACCGCGGCGCACCCGTACGACGAACCGCTGCACGCCCTCCTCATGCGCGCCCTGCGCGACACGGGCCGCCCCGCCCATGCCCTCACCGCCTACGAAACGGCCCGCCACGCCCTCGCCGACGGCCTCGGCACCGACCCCGGCCCCGACCTCCGCGCCCTGCACACCGAGTTGCTGACCCCGGCGCCCTCCGAGACGGAACCCAAGCCGCAACCGCAACCCGAGCCGCAACCACAACCGCGACCCGAGCCGCAACCACAACCGCGACCCGAGCCGCAACCACAACCGCGACCCGAGCCGCAACCACAACCGCGACCCGAGCCGCAACAGCAACCGCAACCGAAGCCGCAACCCCACCCCTGGCCGCAGTCCACCCCGCCAACCCTGCCGACCTCACCGAACCCCCACGGCCCCCAACCCTCCCAGGCCCCCCAACACCCCCAACCCCCCGAACGCACCGGCAACCTCCGTCCACGCCTTACCTCTTTCGTGGGCCGGGAACTCGAACTCGACGCCATCCGTTCCGAATTGCACAGGGCTCGACTGGTCACGCTCACCGGACCGGGCGGCTCTGGAAAGACCCGTCTCGCCGAGGAAGCCGCCGCCGGGCTCCCGCAGGCATGGCTGGTCGAGCTCGCCCCGCTCGACCGACCGGAGGCGGTGCCGGGCGCGGTGGTCAACGCCCTCGGTCTGCGCGAGACCGTGCTCATGACCAACGAGCTGACGGCCCCGCAGGACGACCCGGTCGCCCTGCTGATCGAGTACTGCGCCCCGCGCAGCCGACTCCTGATCCTTGACAACTGCGAACATGTCATCGACGCGGCCGCCACCCTCGCCGAAACCTTGCTCACCCGCTGCCCAGGGCTCACCATCCTCGCCACCAGCCGCGAACCCCTGGGCGTCCCCGGCGAGTTGGTGCGCCCGGTCGAGCCCTTGCTCCCCGACCAGGCGCACCGCCTCTTCGCGGAGCGCGCGGCGGCCGTCCGCCCCGACCCCGGCGCCGTGCTGCGCGACGAGCGCGACCAGGAGGCCGTCGCGGAGATCTGCCGCCGCCTCGACGGCCTGCCGCTCGCCATCGAGCTGGCGGCCGCCCGGCTGCGGCTGCTCACCCCCCGACAGATCGCCGACCGCCTCGACGACCGCTTCCGCCTCCTCACCTCCGGAAGCCGTACGGTCCTGCCCCGCCAGCAGACCCTGCGCGCCGTCGTCGACTGGTCCTGGGAACTGCTCGACGAGCGGGAGCGCACGGTGCTGCGCGAGGTGTCCGTCTTCGCGGGCGGCTGGGACCTCGCGGCGGCGGAGGCCGTGTGCACCGGGCCCGTCGCGGACCTCATCGGCGCGCTCGTCGACAAGTCCCTGGTCGTGGCCACCCCGTGCGCGCGGGACGGCTCCGGAGGCATGCGGTACCGCCTGCTGGAGACCATCCACGAGTACGCCGTCGAGCGCGCCGCCGAGGTTCCCGAACTGCGCGTCGCGGCCGAGCGGCGGCACCGCGCGTGGGTGCGCGCGCTTGTCGAGCAGGCCGAACCACTGCTGCGTTCCGCCGGCCAACTCCCCTGGATCTCCCGCCTGGAGACGGAGCTGGACAACATCCGGGCGGCCCTCGACCGCGCCCTCACAGCGGGCGACGAACCGGACGCCACATCCATCGCCCTCGCCATGGGCTGGTTCTGGTGGCTGCGCAACTACCGCCACGAGGGCGCAGCCTGGGTCGACCGGACCCTGCGGCTGGGGACGGCCCTGGACGCCTTCGGCGACGATGCGCCGGCCTCCTTCGACTCGCAGGCCGCCTCCCCTGGCCCCCGGACCGCCTCCCCCGACCCGATCGACGCCTTCCTCGCCACCCCGGAGGCGGAGACCCACCACCCGCTGCACATCCCGCGGATGAACCTCCGGCTGCTCCACCTCTTCCTGCAGTCCGAGATCGAACCCATCGCCGCGCTGCTGGACGAGCGGATGCGGCGCTACATGACCCGGATGCGGGACTTCTTCGAGCGGGGAGGCCCGCAGTCGGCGCGGCTGCCGGGACTGGTCTGGCCGCTGATCGCCTTCTTCCTGGGCAGTTCGCGGGACGTCAGGGCCTCCATGGACATCGCCGTCGCCAACTGCCGTGCCTACGGCGGTGACTGGGAGGTCGGTGTCTCGCTGATGTTCCGTACGCACATGGTCGTCGACTCCCCCGGCGACCTGGAGGGCATCGACGACGATCTCGCGGAGCTGCGGATCCTCAGCCGCCGTGTCGGCGACCGCTGGATGTGGGCCCAGGTGTGCAGCGCGGCCGCCGAGACGGCCATGTCGCGCAGCCGCTTCGAGGAGGCCAAGGGCGAGTACGAGGAGGCGCTGCGGCTCGCCTACGAGGTGGGCGCGTACGCCGAGACCCCGTTCCTGGTCGCCCGGCTGGCCGAGATCGCCTACCGCTCGGGCGACCGTACGGCCGCGCGGGCCGCGCTGGACGAGGCGAGCGCGGCGGCCGACCGTTACGGCGTGACGGACTCACGGGCGTTCGTCCTGCTGTTGCGGGCCCAGATGGCGCTGGACGACAAGGAGACCGCTCTCGCGAGGGAGATGTGCGAGGCGGCCCGCGCGGAGACGGCCCGAGGCACGCCACCGCCCCAGTTCCTCGTGATGCTGAAGGCGGTCGACGCCATGACCGTGACGGCCGAGTCGGGTCCGGAGCGCGGACTGCCCCTCCTGGCCGACGCGCTGCACGTGGCCGTGGAGAACGGGTGTGCCGATGTGATCACGGCGACCCTCGCGGACACCGCGGCGGATCTGCTGACCCGCCTCGGCGACCATCCGTGCGCGGTCCGTCTGCTCGCCGCCTCGGAGTACTGGCGCCGCGGTCACCCACGCCCGCTGCCGGAGCGCGCGCACGCCGAGCGGGCCGAAGCCGCCGCCCGTACCGCACTGGGCGCCGAGCGGTTCACCGCCGAGCACACCCGAGGCACTGCCCTGACCCGGGATGACGTCCTGCGTGACCTCGGCGAGGCCGTGCGCGACCGCTGCCGCCCTACACGCAGCTGA